The following is a genomic window from Xenopus laevis strain J_2021 chromosome 2L, Xenopus_laevis_v10.1, whole genome shotgun sequence.
gtgtgcggatccgtgaattTACTACTGTTGCTATGTATACAAACCCCACACTAGTATTATGAATGCAAACAATGCAGACAACCATACCACTTCAGgccatttttttaacctgttcaTCCTTTTTGTTTGTCTGTTTCTTCAGTTAAATCTCTGACTTTCTCAATGAGCTGAAGTTAAGCAACACTATTTTGCGTTCCCAATGGAACCATTGCAAGACATTGTGTCCTCAGAGAAAAATAGAGAAGTAAGTGTTACTCAAGAGTTAACTGTTGTTAAATTGCTGTTGTCTAAAAACCACTTGGCAGGAGCGGACATGTCTTAACTCTTTTAGTGACCAATATATGTGCAGTGGATTTTAAcctgtttagtaaataaccccctaaaagttaacttaaaggtgaaccatctcttAAACAATAATTGATACAATAACAGTAGgctatgatgtgtgtgtgtgtgtgtgtgtgtgtgtgtgtgtttacagaatatatattatattttaaaactgtGAGTGCCCTCCTTAAATGTATCTAGCTCTGTTCACACTTGCCATCCAACTTCTCCCTATATGTCTCTCAATATTAAGCATTTATTTACCATCAAATAAAATAGTGGTTTccctatttctgttttatttcagcAGTGGTTTTGTGGATGCCCCTGATACCTTTTTTGATGCTCAGAATGAAATATTCTGCAATCTGAGTCTGTGTTTTCTCAGTGttgacattttcagattttgcaaCACCATTTCTTAATCGCACACAGATAGTTCTACAGTTATGTGTTTGCTACATcctcgaagtcgaagtatagccattcgatggtcgattttcgaagtatatttcacttcgaaattcgacctttgataaatttgccccttaaactactactaaaaaataataataaagaccaatgcaaaagttgcttagaattggccatcctatactaagggggctatttatcaaagtccgaatttatctcaatattttatgctacaaaatcgatcaaatccgctctggtttttttgcgcttatttattattatatttttccagaaaatttgctttccgtgaaaaaaatctgattttcacgatttttccggatttttcacattttttgggatttttcacctgaaaaccagaaaacttcggggtattgcacgtaacccagcacagatcaaaaaatcattgggacttctcccattgacttatatgcaacctcgacaggtctgagatgccggattttctgattctgaattttccatcctcagggtttaataaattccgaataattcgtgatttttttaaaagtctgattttattaaaaaaaaaaaaatcacaattttttttgtaattttaacattcgaagtttagtaaataaccccctaaaagttaacttgaaggtgaaccatctctttaacaataattgatacaatagcagtaggctatgatatatatatatatatatatatatatatatatatatatatatatatatatatatatatatatatatatatatatatatatatatagatgtgtgtgtgtgtgtatatacagaatatatattatattttaaaaccgTGCCCTCCTTAAATGTATCTAGCTCTGTTCACACTTGCCATCCAACTTCTCCCTATACGTCTCTCAATATTAAGCATTTATTTACCATCAAATAAAATAGTGGTTTccctatttctgttttatttcagcAGTGGTTCTGTGGATCCCCCCGATATCTTTTTGATGCTCAGAATGAAATATTCTGCAATCTGAGTCTGTGTTTTTCTCAGTGttgacattttcagattttgcaaCACCATTTCTTAATCGCACACAGATAGTTCTACAGTTATTTATTTGCTACATCCTCCTTTTCCTTTGTAACTGATATCTAGACTAGCCAATCAGGCTTAGAGCTGTGGGGGATCCActgatatgggatccattatcgggaaacctaTTATCaggaaagctctaaattatgggaaagccatctcccatagactccattttatccaaataatttttttaaaatgattacctttttctctgtaataataaaacagtaccgtaatccttattggaagcaaaaccagcccattgggtttatttaatgcttacaagattttctagcagacttaagttacgaagatccaatttatgaaaagatcttttatccaaaaaatcccaggtcctgagcattctgcataacagattccatacctgtacttgattaaTAAAGATGGGTGCAGTTCAACAAAAGCTGGATGACTGAGGGTTCAAAGCTAAATCTCCTACCACTTCATTAATTCCTACGCTGCCATAGTATGTTGTGCAGCAACTGAGCTCTGTCCGTACAGCTGTTACAATGTTAATCAATGGAGAGATGTGCCCAGCAgagtaagtaaataagtaatcGCTTTCTGCCATGTAAGTTCAATCAGTGAAGCCCATAGGGCAGGGATGTGTTGCATGTTTAGAGTGTAAGATAGCCAGATACCCAATTCTTCATatgaatttgaaagaaaaaatatttgttttttgccagCTGGGTAACTTTAGACTGAATTCCCTGTCAGCCTGCAGCAATGCTCTTTGGGCAAAATATAAGTGAGTGTAGGGTGGCTTTAAATACATAGATCTGTTCTTGGCAAACATTTTTACTCCCACTGAGTCTACGACTCCACAGAACattctttatttcacacacaggTTTTATACTTGCCTGTTATAAAATAGGCAAgtataagcaatttttcaattggtcttcataatttctttttaatagttatttcattatctggggttttccagctattaaatgggggtcactgaccccatagtaAACAcaacacactggggcaaattcactaaaggacgaagcgcctaacgctagcgttaattcgctagtgtagcgcattttcgttaattcgcagattcactaacagacactggcgtaaattcgctagtgttacttcgcacccttacgcctggcgaatttgcgcaacggacgtaactacgcaaattcactgacaagcgcatttttctgaacgctaacttttacgccagactttctttgccacctcagaccaggcaaagtgccctagagtagatagggattgcttcaaaaaaagtaaaaaatatttctaagtcccaaaaacgctggcgttttttctttttttatgggtgataggctgaaaaatatctaaaatttttttggggctatcctccttcccccctacatttcctaactcatggcaccttaactatacagtcggcaaatgtgtagggcaaaataaaaattttatttgctgttttgaaggtttcccaggcttgtgtagtgatgcttcatatacctccattgtaacttcaatttggcgccgtatgcaaattaaacatcgctagcgtaacttcactttgcttggcgaattaacgctagtgcaacttcgcaaccttacgattcacctgagcgcaacttcggattttagtgaatttgcgtagcgctggtgaaaatacgcctggagaagcggacgctggcgcaactaagaatcttagtgaatttgccccaaatgctctgtaaggctacacacttaggggcagattcactaagggtcgaatttcgaagtaaaaaatacttcgaaattcgaccctcgaattgaaatccttcgacttcgaatatcgaagtcgaaggatttagcgctaaacgttcgttcgatcgatcgaaggatttttcgttcgatcgaatgattaaatccttcgaatcgaatgattcgaaggattttaatccaacgatcgaaggaaaatccttcgatcaaaaaaagtttagcaagcctatggggaccttccccataggctaacattgacttcggtaggttttatctgccgaagtagggggtcgaagttttttttaaagggaaagtacttcgactatcgaatggtcgaatagtcgaacgatttttcgttcgaaacgttcgatttcgttcgaattcgaacgaatttatccaattcgatggtcgaagtacccaaaaaatacttcgaaattcgattttttttcattcgaatccttcactcgagcttagtgaatcggccccttattgttattgctacttcttattactcatctttttattcaggccctcttccacgttttcaaatgggggtcactaaaaacaaatactctgtaaggctacaaatgtattgttattgcaacttttttattattcaactttattgaaatcaatgaatggttgctagggttgtttGGACTCGtctctagcaaccaaattgccaaaattgcaaactggagagctgctgaacaaaaagctaaataactcaaaaaccacaaataataaaaaatgaaaaccaattgcaaattgtctcagaatatcactttctacatcatactaatagttaactcaaaAGTTAATTCCCAAACTCAAGCAGAAAAACGTAACAGGTATACTGCCATTCAAATGCAATAAGCTGGTACAGACAAACAGCATTTACATAGCAGTTCCCTTTATTCCTGAGTTACCTTCTGAAGGTCTGCAATATGTGCAAGCATATCTTTCTTGTGCAAGTATGTCCCCACTTCCGAGTGCCTCAGTTACAGCAgagaccacccccccccccactacacTATTATAAAGCTGTGCTCATGCATTAGTTTTATATTCAGGAGTCAAAGAGGTAAGTCATGTCAATATTCTGCCAGTGGCAAAGCTAATTTCAAGTATATGGCTAAATTGCTCCCTTTTTTCTCTTTGTGCTACAGAACATGGCTCCTGCAGATCTATGGTTGGGGGTCCTGCTCATTCTTGCCTCAGTGCAGGGAACAGCATCTTCTTACTATGGtaatttattttccttctatCCCCCTCCTTTGCATTGGTTAAGCTATTTGAGTAcggtttgtttatttaaaattatgaGACGTGCCAACTTTGTAGAAAAAGGTATTTAGAATTTTAAATATGgaagtatggggcctgttatctcaTTATCCaataagctccaaattacggaaagaccatctcccatagactccttatccttattggaggcaaaacaatcatattgggtttatttagcatttaaatcattttttagttgacttaaggtttgataagcattctggatgataggttCCATACCAGTATTACCCTGTAACTGAACTATATCGAAAGACCATGAAAATACCAGTTTCGTTCTCAAAGAAATATATACTTTCATTTTGCTTGAAGGCATGATAATTCGTTGCATGATATCACAGCTACTGAAATCAGACCTACTGCAAGTTCTTGATATGATAAATAACCCTAGGATGCTCTATTGGTACTTTGGGACTTGTACTGCAGACattatttttttcagctttcaatcacgttactttataaaaaaattacCGATTTACTTAATTTACAGATATCAAGGAAGGGTGGGTGCAGGTCACGGAGCACACTGACCTGCACTTTCAGGATAGATACAATGATGCCTGTGTTCAGCAATGCTTTACTAATGAGGGATGAGCAGGCGAAGGCTTTAGCTATGCTAATAaagtctccatgttttttttagatggggttgaaGAACTGGATAACAACCTTATTCTGAGCTGCACAAAAGAAGCAAAGCATCTGGTTGATACAGCTTATAAAAACACCCGTTTAATGTAAGATTTGTATAAATGAGTCACAATCTTTAGAAACTAACATTAGCTTTTTGATCATATACATAAATGTATGTTCAACAGAGTTCAAGTGGGACATGTATGTGTatgagtatgtgtatatatatatatatatatatatatctatatatatctatatatatctatatctagcgagagagagaaagatagaaatatatatagagagagagattgagatgTGTTTCACCATgaataaaaattgaattattattattattaacatgtatttatatagcgccaacatattgcgtagcactgtaaagtaaatgtgattatacaactaaatcacatgtttggtgagtgctcctccatgttacttgtgttatctctctctctctctctctctctctctctctctctctttctctctctctctctctctctctctctctctctctctctctctctctctctttctctccctccctccctctctctctctccctctcttctgTTATGTAAATCTTATCAACCCAGTCTCTCATTTCAGGCTAAAGGATCGCTTGAGGAGAAGGACTGTGAGTGCATCTGACCTTATGGCATATTTCAAGCAGCCAGTGGCTGGGAGCAGAAATGCCATCAGAGCCGCAGATTATATGGGCACCACCCTACAGCTCTTATCCCACAAGCTAAAGCCATTCCACCACCGACCTTTTAATATCACAGGTATCAAGCCCCCCATTTATACTGGCATGTTGGATATATGTTATTTAACTTATTAGAATGAATCAggtttgacatatatatatatattttacaggctgTGCCCTGAAGATGTCATTGGGTTGTGTTATGTAGAGCTTTTTTATCACCCTGTGGGTCAGTGAGCTGCAATTTAATCTGATCTGATCATTGCCTGCTAATTGGCAGTCTGGAGTGAGCAAAACAGCTAGTATAAATGAAACAGGGGAGGTCATTTTGGAGTATAGAGCAAGAGATGATGGAGActagaacaggagtgcccatactttagtaATGTGGGGACTTCTTTTAGTGATGTTATCCCattattctgttccatggaaaattacTACTTcaaattattaaattacatttaaattatcacttcaatactgattaatgggaaaatgtatattgctatatttaacaaacatctatttcttatgggACCTGAacataataattatctgaatgagagcatgaaacaggagggtgatttagacaagctgtttgttgacagtgtcttgagatctactgatcaccataCAGATTGTATAATCTTACTCCATCTAACTTTCTTAGGGTTgtcatattttctggaaaaaaatatcagcctttctttttttaaaaaccccataggaatgaatagaaacagagtgagttttattgtggtgagctctaaattcacactttgataaatctgcccctgaatgttgtCTTTTAGATTTGCTGACAGAGACCCAAATAGACGCTATTTATAAGCTGACTGGCTGTGCCTACCAACATCTTCCCAGCGCTTGCCAGGAGAGCCCCTATCGCACCATTACAGGACAGTGCAATAACAGGTAAGCACACAGCATATCAGCTTGTTGGAGTACATGATATTGTTTGtatggtttttctttttatttaatgtattcttTGGGTAATTCCATAGGAAGAACCCTATCCTCGGTGCTTCTAATACAGGATTTACACGCCTGCTGCCAGCTGTATATGAAGATGGCTTGTCTGTTCCACGTGGATGGACAGAAAACTTGCCCATCAATGGCTTTCCTCTGCCTTtggtaataaatacatgttttaacCATTATGTCCAGCTCTATCCCAAAGCACTCTGCCCCCAAGACATCTTACAAAATTAGTATTTTTACAGGAACCAAATGATTCCCTTAGTAAGACTTTATAGAAGCAGGACTGGTTTTAGAGTGGGACAAAGGGGGCTTAACTTGTAGGCCTCTAGCAGTGGTTGAATTGGAGCTCTTAGagggaagttgtagttcaacaatggCTGGGGAGTTGTAGGTCAGATTAATTTGTAGAGTATTTCCCACTACCAGACCGCACTCTTTTCTTCCTCCAGCACAGAAGGGAAgcttatgtgtatgtatatatatgtcattTAGGCACGAGCTGTGTCAAACGAGATTGTTCGATTCCCCAATGAGAACCTGACACTGGATGAAGGGAGGGCTTTAATCTTCATGCAATGGGGCCAATGGACAGATCATGACCTGGACCTTTCTCCTGAGACACCTGCAAGGTCAACATTCCTAGAGGGCATTGACTGTGACACCAACTGTGCCAAAGAGCCTCCTTGCTTTCCTCTGAAGGTAATTCATTGAGTTATACACCCAGCAATGTTTCAGTTAGTTTGAAAATATGTGTATGGCTGCTACATTTTAACAGTATGAATAACTAGACTAACTGTATAGTGAAACATAGGGTGtttctgccataaagcaaatAGCACAAAAACAAATAGCTGCCTGAAAGTTGAATCATATGTACTGTGAAACCAAAGTGCTTGTAACTTTAAAAGATGAATTTCCCTTAAAGCGATAGATCACCTTAACatcagcttttagtatgatatggaCAGATATCTTGTATGTAGATGTAGAAAATATGCATGTCATTTTTGTGAGATAAAAAGAAAGCAACAACCCCACACCAGTAAATAAAACTGTAATATGTCTGGTTGCCAGCATCACTGATCATGTATCAGGACAGACAGTAGAAAGCTTTGGTTCCTAAACAGTGCATACAAAATCATGATGTatcttttaaatgaaacatgaGATTCCCAAAATAGACTGGGGGTCAATTATAGATAGAGACCCGAAAATTAATTGGGCTCTAGGTTCCTTTgctattttaattgcattttaaatcaatataattttttgtttcCAGATTCCACCAAATGACCCTCGAATTAGTAATCAGAGTGATTGTATACCCCTTTTCCGCTCATCTCCAGTGTGTACCCCAGGATCTCCTGTACGGGAGCAAATTAATATACTCACCTCATTTATTGATGGAAGCCAGGTGTATGGAAGTGACTGGCCACTTGCTGTAAAGCTCCGTAACAATACAAACCAGTTGGGCTTGATGGCCATAAATCagaggtttacagataatggactTCCTTTCTTGCCCTTTGAAACAGCCGAGGAAGACTTTTGTGTGCTGACAAACAGATCGTCTGGTATCCCTTGCTTCCTGGGAGGTAAGTTCTGATTAAACTATAGATTTTGGTGTTCCAGGTCAGTTTAGAGAACCTGCACCCTTCTTTTCATGACAAGAAGCCcaatcaaaatgcaaaataatcttcaAATAAGAATCCCACCTAATTTACAGAAATCttgctccatgttctttgttcctgacGTTGGAGCTGGAAGTTTGTAACAGGGCCACTTATGGCTAGTGCACAATATTCCTGTATACGGCCTTTGTTGCCCAAAGGATTCATGGCCACAACAAATGTGATTAACTCAAACACTTTATTGTTGTACAGTCTCTTGCAGGGCATAACATGCAGGTCAGACAGGGGCTCTGGTTGCCAACTAGTATATTTGTCACACAATACTCTTTACTCATGCACCACAGCAGTCTCCCATCTGAAGACTCCAGGGCCCTTGTAGGATGCACTGTCAGGAGCGTTGTAAGCTGTACAGGGGCCTCCTTCTGCTAATGAGCTTTTACCCCCGAATCTCTGCTGTGACCTCACATACATTGCCCAAGCTTCTTCCGCAGTCTCTCCACTAACCTACACCTGGATGCTTAAATCCCTAATTCTGGTGCACAATCACCTCAGGGCTCTAGCCCAAACTATTACTCCTTTTTGGGACAACAGGCTGTCTATGCTAGCTAGCTCTACCAAACTTTCACTCCTAAAGTGAACTCGCTTGCTGCTACTATCCACTAGCTAGCCCTTATGGTACCAACCTCCCCCCAAGGTCTGGCCACTTCGGTCTGATGCTGCTTCTTAGATGTTACAGGCCAAAAGAAGTGCCCCAGCAAGGCATTGTCTTATATAGACTCTCAGGTGGACCTAGCACCACCTGCTTGCTGAACTACAGCATAGCTTaactatttacattataaaaataaagaatttcctCTGCTGTCCTCTGCTGTAATTtatgattacagtgtaatatcattTAGCTAAAGTAACACAATACTGATTTAGTGCGTGTAATCAGCATCCTCAGCATCCTCAGTGGGGGATTCTCATGCAGATAGTCGCTAGCAAGTACTTTGACCATGCTAATTCTTACAGATTTTATTTCTGCCTTGGTATCTCTAGAGAGATACCAAGGCAGAAAGTCTCCAACAGGCTTTTAACTCTTATCATGGGTTGTAACTTTCTAACTGACTACCCATCAGCCCATCCTCTTGTCTCCTAGTTGCTGTGTAGAACCATCCTTACATTACATATGCTTGCTTTCTTTAGATTGAGAATATTTCTGCACAGTAACCTAGCCATTTCTTAGGGAGACCCTGAAAAGGCACATATAGTACAAAAATAGTTTGACATTACCATTTCACCATTTGTAAaagccaatgttttgtttttgcactGGTTACAGGAGACCCCCGTGTTAGTGAACAACCTGGTCTTACTGCTTTCCACACACTTTTTGTGCGAGCTCATAACAACATAGCAGCGCGTTTACGTGAATTGAACCCAAGATGGTCTGGGGAAACACTTTATCAGGAAGCTCGCAAGATTATTGGTGGAATTTTGCAGGTATAAAATGCTTCTATTTTCCTTTGCTGTctgtaaaatattacaaaattttTGACTACCCTAATCGCATTTTGTTGGCAGAAAATCACATACAAAGACTGGTTGCCTCTTCTGCTTGGCTCAGAGATGGCTGCTGTTCTTCCTGCTTATAGATCCTATAATGAGTCTGTGGATCCAAGAGTGTCCAATGTTTTTACCGTTGTCTTCCGGATGGGACACACTTTAATACAGCCATTTATCTACCGACTAGCTGATGGCTATCGTCCCTTGGGACCAGAACCTCAAATTCCTCTACACAAGACTTTCTTTAACAGCTGGAGGGTGGTGAGAGAAGGTAACTTGACCTTTCAGCTAAATGGATTTGGTTTCTGTAGACTACTGATGCCTTCATTTTAATTATGGAATTTTATAAATCTTTAACTTTATGGTCCATAACTATGTACTTTTAGAGCCATTCCTAAGTTGTGGTACTTTTCCATAAATGGATAGAAATGGTGAAGCATAACATTGCAAATGGTGAAGCATAACACCTAACACATAGGtgtcctgtatttatatattggctatacattttacactgtgctttacacattttttcccctttttttccctttctaaaGCTTCATACCACAGGCAGTAGGGTTAGTTTTATAAGCAGCCAACTAACCTAGCTATGTGTTTTTGGAGTGTTGAAGGAATGACAGCTCCCATTGTTTGTGACGCATTCAAGCCACAGGTGCTCCCTTTTCATGAGTTTGAATACCCATAAGTAGCTGGCATGAGGCACTAGTGCTCTTCACAAGTGAAGGCGAGGGAAACTTTGAAACTGTAAATGGTCACTAATGTTTGTTGCATTGGGGTGCTAATCAAATCACATTTTCCATAGGTGGGATTGATCCCCTGCTCCGTGGCCTTATGGCAAAT
Proteins encoded in this region:
- the epx.L gene encoding eosinophil peroxidase precursor (The RefSeq protein has 3 substitutions, 2 frameshifts compared to this genomic sequence), whose protein sequence is MAPADLWLGVLLILASVQGTASSYYDGVEELDNNLILSCTKEAKHLVDTAYKNTRLMLKDRLRRRTVSASDLMAYFKQPVCSRNAIRAADYMGTTLQLLSHKLKPFHHRPFNITELLTETQIDAIYKLTGCAYQHLPSACQESPYRTITGQCNNRKNPILGASNTGFTRLLPVVYEDGLSVPRGWTENLPINGFPLPLARAVSNEIVRFPNENLTLDEGRALIFMQWGQWTDHDLDLSPETPARSTFLEGIDCDTNCAKEPPCFPLKIPPNDPRISNQSDCIPLFRSSPVCTPGSPVREQINILTSFIDGSQVYGSDWPLAVKLRNNTNQLGLMAINQRFTDNGLPFLPFETAEEDFCVLTNRSSGIPCFLGGDPRVSEQPGLTAFHTLFVRAHNNIAARLRELNPRWSGETLYQEARKIIGGILQKITYKDWLPLLLGSEMAAVLPAYRSYNESVDPRVSNVFTVVFRMGHTLIQPFIYRLADGYRPLGPEPQIPLHKTFFNSWRVVREGGIDPLLRGLMANRAKLNRQNQLVVDELRERLFVLFKRIGLDLTAINMQRGREHGLPGYNAWRRFCGLSAPSNVNELAAVLNNRNLAEKFIKLYGSPENIDIWVGGVAESLVRNGRIGKLLTCLIGNQFRRARDGDRFYYEQPSVFTNEQRASIERVTLARVICDNTKITEVPRNVFLGNRYPRDFVACSRIPTLDLNPWKVA
- the epx.L gene encoding eosinophil peroxidase isoform X1, whose protein sequence is MAPADLWLGVLLILASVQGTASSYYDGVEELDNNLILSCTKEAKHLVDTAYKNTRLMLKDRLRRRTVSASDLMAYFKQPVAGSRNAIRAADYMGTTLQLLSHKLKPFHHRPFNITDLLTETQIDAIYKLTGCAYQHLPSACQESPYRTITGQCNNRKNPILGASNTGFTRLLPAVYEDGLSVPRGWTENLPINGFPLPLARAVSNEIVRFPNENLTLDEGRALIFMQWGQWTDHDLDLSPETPARSTFLEGIDCDTNCAKEPPCFPLKIPPNDPRISNQSDCIPLFRSSPVCTPGSPVREQINILTSFIDGSQVYGSDWPLAVKLRNNTNQLGLMAINQRFTDNGLPFLPFETAEEDFCVLTNRSSGIPCFLGGDPRVSEQPGLTAFHTLFVRAHNNIAARLRELNPRWSGETLYQEARKIIGGILQKITYKDWLPLLLGSEMAAVLPAYRSYNESVDPRVSNVFTVVFRMGHTLIQPFIYRLADGYRPLGPEPQIPLHKTFFNSWRVVREGGIDPLLRGLMANRAKLNRQNQLVVDELRERLFVLFKRIGLDLTAINMQRGREHGLPGYNAWRRFCGLSAPSNVNELAAVLNNRNLAEKFIKLYGSPENIDIWVGGVAESLVRNGRIGKLLTCLIGNQFRRARDGDRFYYEQPSVFTNEQRASIERVTLARVICDNTKITEVPRNVFLGNRYPRDFVACSRIPTLDLNPWKVA